Genomic window (Streptomyces yatensis):
CCGCGGGACGGGCTGATGACGGGGCTGCACCGGCGCACCGGGTGGTCGCTCCGGCTGGTGCGGACCGGGATCGAGCTGGCGGTGCTGGCCACTGGTTTCGCCCTGGGCGGGTCGGTGGGGCTGGGTACTGTGCTGTTCGCGCTGACCATCGGGCCGCTGTCGCAGTTCTTCCTGCGCGTCTTCGCAATTCCGGCGCCCGCCGGGACCTCGGGACCCGTGGCCGCCGGGACCTCACGCCCCGCGCCCGCCGGGACGCCGGGCCCCCGGATCGTGGCGCGCGGCGGCGCCGAGCCGCAGGTCCGGGACCTGATTTAGGGCTGACGCGATCGGAGCGGTAGTGTACGCCCTTGGCCTACCAGGCGGACCGTTACTGCGCGCTAAAGTACCAGAAACGCTGGGTGACATCTGCTGCCAGATGTGACAAACCGGGCGCCTGTGGGTAGAACAACGGGGCGGCACGACGGGCGACGCATGTCCCAATACGGGAATCTTCACCGCCGACCGGACGTTGACCGGATGACGACGACAGCGACACCTGTCCTGTGGGCGACAAGCCCGGGAGGCACGATTCATGAGTGAGCGAGCTCTCCGCGGCACGCGACTCGTGGTGACCAGCTACGAGACCGACCGCGGCATCGATCTGGCCCCGCGCCAGGCGGTGGAGTACGCATGCCAGAACGGCCATCGATTTGAGATGCCGTTCTCGGTAGAGGCGGAGATCCCGCCGGAGTGGGAGTGCAAGGCGTGCGGCGCCATGGCACTCCTGGTGGACGGCGACGGACCTGAGGAGAAAAAGGGCAAGCCTGCGCGCACGCACTGGGACATGCTCATGGAGCGGCGCACCCGCGAGGAGCTCGAGGAGGTGCTGGCCGAGCGGCTGGCCGTCCTGCGCTCCGGTGCCATGAACATCGCCGTGCATCCGCGGGACACACGGAAGTCTGCCTGATCCGAGCGGCAGCACTGAGATAACAAGGGCCGGGGCCACTGCTGAGCAGTGGCCCCGGCCCTTGTGCGCGTTGGTGTGACCCCAGGTGGGGCTGTGGCCGCCGGTGACCCGGCCCCGGCCCCGGCGGCTCGGCCCGGTCCCGCTCGGCCCCGACGCCGGTGGCCCGGCTCCGACCCCGCCTTACTCAGCCCCGGCCCCGGTCCCGCTGGCTCAGCCCCGGTCGCGCGGCCGCAGCCCGGGGCCCGGCTCGCCATCGCCGTCCCGGTCCCGGTCGCGTCCGTCCTCGTCCCGGATCACCTCGCCCTGGATGACCGTGCCCTGCTCCGCGCGGGCCTGCGCGCCCCGGCGCTCCCACTCTTCACGGGCCTGGAGGAAGGGGTCCGTCGGCGATCCGGGGACGAAGCCCATCCGGCGTGACAGCGCGCTCTCCGCGCGGCGCCGCAGCAGAGCCCGGGTCGGCGGGAACAGACACACCAGCGCGGCCACGTCCGATATCAGCCCCGGCACCATGAGCAGCAGCCCGCCGAGCATGGTGAAGGAACTTCCGGGCCGCGCCGCGGGCTCCTCCTCGCCGCCCGGCCGCATCGACGCGGCCAGGCTCTGCCACGCCCGGCGACCACCGCGCTTGACCACGGCCCCGCCCACCACCACGCCCGCCACCAGCAGCAGGAAGACGGTCAGACCACCGGCCAGGTCCGCCACCAATGTCAGCAGCCAGATCTCCAGCACCAGCCAGGCGGCGATCCCCAGCGGCACGAAGGTGCGGGCGCGTGAGCGCTTCGGGCGGGTCGGGTCGCTCTGCTGCGATGCGCCGGTCATCATGCCTCCAAGTGTGCCCGGGCCCGTATGCGATGCGGAGCCCGGGCCGCGTGGCCAAGGGGATCGAAGGGATCTCATGGGTTCCAACGTGCGAGGTGCCCCAGAGGCTCCGGCAGTCCGAAGCGGAGTCCGCAGAAGGATCCGAAGCGGAGTCCGCAGAAGGATCCGAGGGGGATCCGAAGACGGGCCCGGAGCGGAGTCCCACGGAGAGCGGACGGAATCCGCGGGGAATCGCCGGTGGCGGTCCGGGTACCCGCTGTCGGCGGAGGTGTCGAATGACGGGTGTGCTGGAGGTCCTGGTGTGGTGGGCGGCGCTGACCGGGATCTGGCTGGTGCTGATCGGCACCGTCGACCCCCTGGAGATCCTGGCCGGGGCGGCCGCCGCGCTGGCCGGCGCCCTGCTCGCCCGCGCCGGGCGCCGGGCGGTGACGGACCGGTGAGCACCTCCGACGGCTGGCTGGCGGCGGCGCTGGTGCCGCTGCTCGCGCTGGTGCCGGTGCTGTGGCGGATCGCCTACGGCTCGCCCGAGGACCGGCTGATCGGCCAGAACCTCACCTCGCTGCTGGCCGGGCTGGCGCTGCTGCTGGCCGCGCAGGGCTTCCACCGGACCTCGTACACCGATGTGGCGCTGGTGGTCAGCGTGCTCGGCCCCACCGGAACGCTGATCTACGCCCGCTTTCTGGGCGTCCTGCCCGACTCGCGGCTGGTGCGCTGGACGGCGCTGGTGGGGGTGCCCGCCACGGTGCTGCCGCTGTGCGTGGCGACCGGGCCCGGCCGGAGCATGGCCAAGCTGCTGCTGATCGGCGCGCTGCTGATCGCGGGCAGCGTGGTGACCAGCACCCGCGGCGGAAAGGGGGGCATCACGGCATGACCGATGTGCTGATCGTCGTCGCGCTGCTGCTGGTCGCGGGCGCCGCCACCGCCGCCGTGCTCAACCGGGACCCGGTGCGGCAGGCGCTGGTGCTGTCCTTCCTCGGCCTCGCGCTGGCCCTGCTGTTCACCTTCCTCCAGGCGCCGGACGTCGCGCTCTCGCAGCTCGCCGTCGGCTCCGCGGTGACGCCGCTGATGATCCTGCTGACCGTGCGCAAGGTGCGGCGCCGCCCGGGGGACGGCGACGGCGCGGACCAGCGGGCGGGCCGTGAGCGATGAGCGCCCGGGTCCGGCTGTGGGTCTTCCTGGCGGGCGCCGCCGGGTTCGCCGTGCTGTTCGCCGTCGCCTGCTTCGGCCTGCCGGCGTTCGGCACCGTCCACCACCCGTACGGTGTCCGGGCGGTGCACGCCTCCTTGAGCCATCACACCGCCAATGTCATCGCGTCCGTCAACTTCGATCTGCGCGCCTTCGACACGCTCGGCGAGGAGACCATCCTCTTCTCCGCCGTCCTCGGCACCGTGGTGCTGCTGCGCCAGGCCCGGGACGAGCACCGCAAGGATCCCGAGCCCGCCGTGGTCCACCCCCGGGTGCGCCGGTTCGCGCTGCTGATGCTGCCGCTCGCGCTGCTGGTGGGGCTGTATGTGATCGCGCACGGTCAGGTCAGCCCGGGCGGCGGCTTCCAGGGCGGGGTGGTCGCCGCCACCGCGCTGCATCTGCTCTACATCGCCGCCGACTACCGGGCCCTGGAGCGGGTCCGGCCGCTGACGCTCTACGAGGTCGGGGAGGCCGCGGGCGAGGCGGCCTATGTCATCACCGGGCTCGCGGCCGTCCTCGCGGGGTCGGCGTTCCTCGCCAACGTCCTGCCGTTCGGCACCTTCGCGACGCTGTCCTCGGGCGGCACGGTACCGGTGCTCAACGCGGCCGTCGGTCTGGAGGTCGTCAGCGGGGTCGTGGTCCTGCTGGCCCGTTTCCTGGACCAGGCCGTGGAGATCGAGGAGCCCGGGGCGGACGACGGGAGCCCGGGCGGCGCAGGGAGCGGCCCGGACAACGGAGACGACGGAGACGACGGAGACGACGAGAGGGAGCGAGCGTGACGGTCCTGCCGTACCTGGTCGCCGGATGGATCTTTCTGATCGGGGTGTACGGGCTGGTGACCAGCCGGGACCTGATCCATGCCGTGGGATGCCTGGCGGTCACCCAGTCCTCCACCTATGTGCTGCTGCTCGCCGTCGGCTACCGCGACGGCGGCACCGCCCCGGTCTTCGCCGACGCGCCCACCGACAGCCGGGTGGTCGACCCGGTCGTCCAGGCGCTCGCCCTCACCGACATCGTGGTCGGCGCGACCGTGACCGCGCTGCTGCTCGCGCTCGTCGTCCAGCTCCGCAAACGCCATGGCACGGTCGACCCGGACGCCCTGTCCGAGCTGAAGGGCTGACCGGGTGGACACCGCGCGACTGCTGCCGCTGGTGGTGGCGGCGCCACTGATCGGCGCGGCGGTGCTGGTGGCCACCGGACGGCGGCTGCCCCGGCTCGCCTCCGACGTTCTGGGCTGCGCCTTCGCGACCGTCACCGCCGTACTGGCGCTCCTGGTGCTGTTCCGGGCCGGTCATCCCGGGCCGGAGGCGTATCCGGTGGAGTGGGTGGGCGGCTGGCGGCCGGTGGGCGGCCGCGGGGTGGGCATCGTGCTGGTCGGCGATCCGCTGGGCGCCGGGCTCGCGGCGCTGGCCTCGCTGCTCGTCGTCGCCGTCCTCGTCTACTCCTGGCGCTATTTCGAGGAGCCGCCGCGCCGCCACACCGGCTCCTTCCCCGCGCTGATCCTGGTGTTCCAGGCGGGCATGTGCGGTTTCGCGCTGACCGGCGATCTGTTCAACGCCTTCGTCTTCTTCGAGCTGATGGGCGTGGTCGCCTACGCGCTGACCGGCTTCCGGGTCGAGGAGCCCAAACCGCTGCAGGGCGCGCTGGCCTTCGGGGTGGTGAACTCCCTCGGCGCCTACGTCACCTTGCTGGGCATCACACTGCTGTACGCGCGCACCGGGGAGCTGGGGTTCGCCCAGATCGGGCGGAAGCTGGACGCGGGCGAGCCGGACGGGCTGGTGCTCGCCGCGTTCGTCCTGGTGACGACGGGTCTGCTGGTGAAGGCGGCCGCCGTCCCGTTCCACTTCTGGCTGCCGGACGCGCACGCGGTCGCCCCGACGCCCGTGTGCATGCTGCTGTCCGGGGTGATGGTGGAGCTGGGTGTCTACGGCGTCGCCCGGGTCTACTGGACGGTCTTCGCCGGGCCCGGCGGTCTCGCCCACGCCGACTTCACCCGCGCCCTGCTGGTGCTGGGCGTCCTCACGGCGCTGCTGGGGGCGGTGATGTGCTGGCAGCAGCGCCATCTCAAACGGCTGCTGGCGTTCTCGACCGTCTCCCACACCGGGCTGTTCCTGATCGGCGTCGCCGTGCTGACCCCCGAGGGGATCTCGGGCACGGCGCTGTACGTCCTCGGCCACGCCGGGGTGAAGGCGGCCCTCTTCGCCTGCGCCGGGGTGCTGCTGGACCGGTACGCGTCGGTGGACGAGCACGAGTTGTTCGGCCGGGCCCGGGAGCTGCCGGAGGTCGGTGCCCTGTTCGCGGTGGGCGGCCTGGCGCTGTGCGGACTGCCGCCGTTCGGCTCCGGGCTCGGCAAGGCCATCGCCGAGGAGGCCGCGGGGCACACCGCCGGATGGCTGCTCGCGCTCTACGTCCTGGTGTCGGCGGTGACCGGGGGCGCGGTGCTGCGCGCCGGGCTGCGGATCTTCGCCGGGGTGGGGCGGCGGCCCCGGGACGGGCAGGAGAGCGGTCCGGAGACCACCGGCGAGGAGGAGCCCGAGACCGGCCGCCGCCTCGGGCGCATCCCGGTACCGCTGCTGGCGGTGCCCGCCGCGCTGCTCGCCGGGTCGCTGGCGCTCGGGGTGATCCCGGCCGTCGCGTCCGCGGTGGACCGGGCCGGGGCGCTGTTCACCGACACCGGCGGCTACCGGCGCTCGGTGCTGGACGGACGGGCCGCGGCCGTCCCGGCGTCCGTGCCACCGCACTGGCAGGCGACCGGGATCCTGCTCGGGCTGCTCTCCACGGCCCTCGCCATCACCCTGGCCACACTGGCGGTACGGCGGCCGGTCCGCACCGGGACGGCCGCGCTACTCGCGCCCGTACGGCGGCTGCAGTCCGGGCATATCGGCGACTACGTCGCCTGGCTGGTCGCCGGGACGGCGCTGCTCACGGTGCTGACCGTCCCGGGGGTCCGCTGAGACCGAGCCGCGCCCGGTCTCCTGGTCAGCGGTGGCGCAGTGCCGAGATCAGCTGACTCTTGGACATCTGGGACCTGCCCTCGATGCCCGCCTTCTGGGCCTCGCGGTACAGGTCCTCCTTGGTCCGCATCTCCATGCTGCCCGACTTGGCGCTCCCTCGGGACGCCATGCCGCGCGCTGTCGACTTCCCGCTCTTCGTGGTCGCTTTAGCCATGTTCCGCCTCCTTCCGCCTCAAGTGTCCGGTACGGGGCGGAAGGACGCCCGTGGGGCTACTCCGGGCGCGAAGGCGGAGGACCGGAGGCTCGGGCCTGACGGTCCGTGGCCGGGCTTACGGCTCCTTGCGGCCGAGCATCTTGTTGACCCGTGAGCCCACGCCCCAGGACATGACCCGCCAGGCCGCCTCCGTGACGATGTCGCGGCTCATCTTGCTCTCGCCGCGCTCGCGTTCGATGAAGGTGACCGGAACCTCGATGACGTGGAAGCCCGCCTTGATGGCCCGCCAGGCCAGGTCGATCTGGAAGCAGTAGCCCTGGGAGGCGACCTCGTCCATGCCGATGCCCTCGAGCGTCTCCTTGCGGAACGCGCGGTAGCCGGCCGTCATATCGCGGATCGGCACATCGAGGAGGAGGCGGGAGTACGTGCTGCCGCCCCGGGAGATGAACTCGCGGGACTTGGGCCAGTTGACGATGCGGCCGCCGGGCACCCAGCGGGAACCGATCACCAGGTCCGCGCCCTTGAGCGCGGTGAGCAGCCGGGGCAGCTCCTCGGGCTGGTGGGAGCCGTCGGCGTCCATCTCCACCAGCACGCCGTAGCCGTGCTCGATGCCCCAGCGGAATCCGGCCAGATAGGCCGCGCCGAGGCCCTCCTTGCCCTTGCGGTGCAGCACCTTGACGCGGTCGTCCTCGGCGGCCAGCTCATCGGCGACCTTGCCGGTGCCGTCCGGGCTGTTGTCGTCCGCGACGAGGATGTGCGCGTCCGGAACCGACTCCAGGACCCGCTCGACGATCGGCTTGATGTTCTCCGCCTCGTTATAGGTCGGGATGATCACCAAGGTGGTACCGAGCGGACCGTACTTGCGCCGGCCGCCGTCGTCCCGCTGCGCGGGGCGCGGCTCCACGTCCGCGCCGCCGGTGAGCGGCTCGTCGCCTTCGACGCGCGGCGCGTCGGCTCCGGCAAGCGGCTGCTCGGCATCGCCACGCGGCGCGTCGGCCTTCGCGCCGGGCTCCTCGGCTCCGGTGCCGGCCTCCTCGGCCTTGGCGCTCGGCTCATCATCGGCTCCGGCCGTCGGCTCCGCGGCCTTCTCGCTCGGTTCGCCGGCCTCGCGTGCGTCGCTCACGGCGTCGGATTGGTCGCTTCTCCGCCCGTGAGACGCATCGTCACGGTCGTTGCTCCGGCGCGGCTCCTCGGCCTCGCGTGCGTCGCTCACGGCTACTGCCCCTTCTCGTCCGTACGTCCCCGACGGCCGATCATGATCGCGGCCGCGCAGGACAGAACGCCCACCATAGCGAGCACCCACTCGGGCATCGCACCGACGCGGTCGGCCAGGGTCTTGCCGTCACGCAGCGGGATGCGCGCGGTGAGCACATCTTGCGTGAATTCTTTCGTCCGCTGCTCGATCGTGCCATCCGGGGAGACCACGGCGCTGATTCCGCTCGTGGCCGCGGTGATCACCGGCCGACCGTGTTCGATCGCCCTCAGCTTGGACATGACCAGCTGCTGCTCGGGCTGGCCGCTGCGCCCGTAGGTGGCGTTGTTGGTCTGGACGACGATCGCCCGGGCGCCCGCGTTGACCGTGTCGCGGACGATCTCGTCGTAGGCGACCTCGAAGCAGATCACATCGCCGAGCCGGGCGGGGCCGACCCCGAGCACGCCGGTGTGGTCGCCGGGGTAGAAGTCGCGGGGCACCCGCTGGAGCCGGGTGATGATCTTGCTGAGCTCCTGGCGGAACGGGACGTACTCACCGAAGGGCACCGGATGCTGCTTGGTGTACGAGGCGCCGGGGCCCTTCTTCGGGTCCCAGACGATGCCCTGGTTCTCCACATAGCCCTGTTTGGTCGGATGGTCGACCAGGGCGCCGACCAGCACCGGAACGCCGATCGCCTTGACGGCCTCGTCGATCCGGGCGTAGGCCTCCCGGTACTGGAAGGGATCGAGGTCGGAGGCGTTTTCCGGCCAGATGACGAGATCGGGCTTGGCGATCCGGCCGGCCTTGACGTCCTTCGCCAGGTTCAGCGTCGCCTTCACATGGTTGTCGAGGATCATCATCGGGCGGCCCAGGAAGTCCATACCGGGCTGCTGCACATTGCCCTGGACGACGGCGATGTCGACCGAGTCGTCGGCGGCGGTGGGGATGGGCACCGCGAATCCGGCCGCCGTCACGGCGGCGGCGACGACCACGGCCCCGGCGGCGGGCAGCACGCCGCGCGGCGAGAGGCCCCCGGCGCGCTTCAGCCGCCACAGGAGCAGCGCGGCGGAGGCGAGCGCCCCGCCCGTCACCGCGACGCCGAAGGTGACCAGCGGGGCGCCGCCCAGCGCGGCGAGCGGGGTGTAGGGCGAGCCGGTGTTGGCGAAGGCCAGCCGGCCCCAGGGGAAGCCGCCGAAGGGCACCCGGTCGCGGGCCCACTCCTCGGCGATCCACAGACAGGCCGTCCACAGCGGCCACAGGGCCGGTACCGGCAGCCGGGAGACCAGGGCCAGGCCGGCCCCCATCAGGGCGAGGAAGGCCGCCTGGATGATCGACAGGCCGATCACCGCGTCCCAGCCCACCACGCTGAGCCACTTCAGCAGCAGCAGGAAGAACGGCACCCCGAAGGCGAAGCCGGTCCAGGCGCCCTGGCGGGCGGTCCGGCCGTGGGTGAGCAGGGCCAGGGCGGCGACGGCCACCAGGGACAGCGGCCACACTCCGAACGGCGGGAAGGCGAGGCCGAGCGCGAGCCCGCTGACCGCCGCGAGCGCGCTGCGCCGCGCCTCGCGGCGGGCGAGCAGGCCCAGACGGCGCAGCCGGCCGGGCCGCCGCTCGCCGGTGGACGGCTCGGACGCGATCGGCCCGGAAGCGGTCGGCTCGGAAGTGGTCGGCCCGGGCGCGGTCGGCTGGTTCGCGGACGCCGCGGTCCCGCCCTCGCCGCCCGCACCGCCCTCACCGGGGGTCTCGCCGCCTTCGACGGCGCCGCCGGTGGGCGGCGTGACGGCAGGGCCGGACTGCGGACCCGGACGGTCTGCGTCCGGCCCGGTGGGCGCGGTTTCGGCGGTGGTGTCGGAACCCGATGGCACGGTGCGGCCTTCCTACAGGTCGTGCTGTGGTGAAGTGACCGTATAACGCGGGCGCCCGGAAGTTGTCCCGAGGTGCGGATTGTGACCTCGGGCTATGGAAACGCTTCGGCCATGGCGGGGGTTCCTCGCCCGGCGGCGGCCCCGCCCCCGCGTCGGGGGGCGGTCCGCCGGTGTGCGCGTGCGGAGTGGGGGCCCGACGCCCTTCGGGCCGACCTGGGACCCGCTGGCTGCGGATCGACCGAGAGCCGTTGTCTACTGAGCGTCCGGGCCCCTCCCGGGTCGCACCTGCCGACCCGGCGATCCCTCCCTCGCCCCCGTGCGCTGGACCTGGCTCCCAGTGGCGGCGCACCACGGCGGCGCGTCTCCCTCTGGCCCAGCGGCGTTCGACGACTGCGTGAAGATTCCCCGGTCGGGCGTCCAGTGGTGGACGAGGCCGAACCTACCGGCCACCGACCGCACCCTGTCAACAGCCACATGACCTGCGCCGTTTCCTCAAATGACCAGGTCAGTACGGACGATGTTCAGATGCCACGACAGGCCGGGGGCTCATCGTTCGGCGGTACGGGGCGCCCGCGCGTCACTCGTCCGGCCGGAGGTGGACGGTGCGTCCGCCCACCACCGTGCGCACGCAGACGGGCAGTTGACCGCCGGGGGTGAGGTCGGGCAGGCCGGGGGTGCCGGAGCGGGGGTCGGTCGACCATCCGGCGACCCGCGTGTCGGGCACCTGCACGATGAGTTCACCGGTGCGCCAGATCGCGTAGTCGGCGGGCGCACCGGGCACCAGGACGCCCGCGTCGTCCCGCCCGATGGCCCGCCAGCCGCCGCGGGTGTGGGCGGTGAAGGCGGCGCGGACGGAGATCCGGTGCTCCGGGGTGCGGTGGAAGGCGGCGGCGCGCACGGTGCCCCAGGGGTCGAGCGGGGTCACGGGGCTGTCGGAGCCGAGCGCCAGGGGCACACCGGCGCGCAGCAGCGCCGCGTACGGGTTGAGGGTGCGGGCCCGCTCGGGGCCGAGCCGCTGGGCGTACATGCCGTCCTCGCCGCCCCACAGGGCGTCGAAGGCGGGCTGGACGGAGGCGGTGAGGCCGAGGTCGGCGAAGGCCGCGATGGTCTCGGGGGTGAGCATTTCGGCGTGTTCGACGCGGTGGCGGGCGGCGCGGACGCGGGCGAGCCCGGCCTTGTCGGCGGCGGCCCGTACGCCCTCGACGACGGCCGTGACGGCGGCGTCGCCGATGGCGTGGAATCCGGCCTGCATCCCGGCCTCGGTGCAGGCGATGACATGGGCGGCGATGGCCGCCGCGTCCAGATAGGCGGTGCCGCTGTGCGGCGTGTCGGCGTACGGCTGGTGGAGACACGCCGTGTGGGAGCCGAGCGCGCCGTCGGCGAAGAGGTCGCCCGCCGCGCCGATGGCGCCGAGTTCGCGCACCTTGTCCAGGTCGGCGGCGCTGCTCGCGGCCTCGGCCCAGTAGCCGAAGACCCGCGGCCCCGGCTCCCCCGCGGCGAGCTTCAGCAGCCCGGTGAGGTCGTCCTCGGAGGAGATGTCGGGCCCGGCGCATTCGTGGAGGGAGCCGATGCCGAGCGAAGCGGCGCGGGCGAGGGCGGCCCGCTGGGCGTCGGTGCGCTGCCGCTCGGTGACGGCGGCGTGGGCGGCGGCCCGGACGGCGTGGTGGGCGGCGCCGGTCAGGGGGGTGTCGGGGTGGTGGCCGGCCAGGTCGGACACGCCCGGGACGCGGTCGAGGAGGGCGGTGGTGACGACGGCGGAGTGCACATCGATGCGGGTGAGGTAGAGGGGGCGGCCGCCGGTCGCCTGGTCGAGTTCGGCCCGCGAGGGCGGCCGTCCCTCGGGCCAGCGGGCGGCGTCCCAGCCGTGGCCGAGCAGCACCCGGTCGGCGGGGTGGGCGGCGGCGAAGGCGCGCACCCGCTCCAGCGCGTCGGCGAGCGTACGGGCGCCGCTGAGATCGAGTCCGGTGAGGGCGAGCCCGGTCGCGGTGGTGTGCACATGCGCATCGGTGAACGCCGGGGCGACCAGCGCCCCGTCCAGCTGGATGATCTCGTCCACGCCGTCCGCGAAGCTGTCCGCGGCCCCTTCGGAGCCGACCCAGGCGATGGTGCCGCGCTCGACGACCATCGCGGTCGCGAACGGATCGGCGGGGCTGTGGACCTCACCTCCGCGCAGCAGGACGGTACGGCCTTCGGGGGCCTGGGCGGGGGTCGGGTCGTTCACGGCGGGCTGCCTCGGGGGTATCAGATGAGGGGGGATCGGAACGGGCCCGGCAAGAGAGGCCCGGGCGTTTCAGACGCGCGGCGGGCGCGCCTCGTAGGGCGTGGAGAGGACCACGGTGGTGCGGGTGGAGACCCCGGCCAGCGAGCGGATCCGGCTGAGCAGGTGCTCCAGCTCCAGCGGGGTGGCCACGCGCACCTTGAGGATGTAGTTCTCATCGCCCGCGACGCTGTGGCACGCCTCGATCTCGGGCACCTCGGCGAGCCGCTCGGAGATGTCGTCGGGCGCGCTGGGGTCGAAGGGTTTGACCGAGATGAACGCGGTGAGGGGGAGCCCGACGGCCTCGGGGTCCACGACGGCGGCATAGCCGCGGATCACGCCCCGCTGTTCGAGACGGCGAACCCGCTGGTGCACGGCCGATGTGGACAGGCCGGTGGCCTTGCCCAGGTCCGTGTAGCTCATCCGGCCGTCCTTGACGAGCAGCTCCACGATCTGTCTGTCCAACTCCTCCACAGCCGATCACCTTATGTGGTCGGGAGGGCTCCGGCACAACGGGCGGGCACAGCGGACACAGCCGCCCGTACGCCGCACCTGCACCGGGCATGTGACGAACACCACATCTCCTCATGGGTGTCCTATGAGTTGCCGCGATTACCTATGCGGCCGCGAGGGAAATGCTTGCTGTGGTCGAGGCCGACGCGCCCGACCAGCCCACCCGAGGGGGAAACACATGCCTCATCTCGAGCGCCTCGACGCAGGCGACATCGATACCGACGAGCACAACGACACCTATGAGATGTTCCGGGTGATCTGCCCGGACTGCGCTCGCCCCATCGCGCTCCTCGCCGACGAGGACGTTCTTCCCGAGCACGCGCTGTGCTCATCCCCGTGGGACCCGTTCGGGCTCACGGTCTGCGCCGGCACCGGCCGCCGGGCGGCCGACGCCGCCCCCGCCGACGCGTCGCTGGAGGCGCGGGAGCGGGACGCCGCGCTGCTGCTGACGCTTCCGGCGGGCCTGGACTGGCGGACGCAGCCGTTCTCGCACCTCGGCGGCCCCGGCTCGCAGCCGGTCCGCTTCCCGGTGACGCGGCGGTAGGCGAACGGCGGGGGCGCATGCCGCGCCCCCCACCGAAACACCCGGCTCAGCCGGTCTCAGGTCCCGCGAGAGCGCGGGCGATGACCACCCGCTGGATCTGGTTGGTGCCCTCCACGATCTGCAGGACCTTCGCCTCGCGCATATAGCGCTCGACCGGGAAGTCCACCGTGTAGCCGTAGCCGCCGAGCAGTTGGACGGCGTCGGTGGTGATCCGCATCGCGGCGTCCGTGCAGAACAGCTTGGCCATCGCCGCCTGCTTGGAGAACGGCCGCCCCGCGTCCCGCAGCCGTGCCGCCGCGAGGTACAGGGCGCGCCCGGCCTCGATCTGGGTGGCCATGTCGGCGAGCATGAAGCGCAGCCCCTGGAAGTCGGCTATCGGCCGGCCGAACTGCCGCCGCTGCGCGCTGTACGCGAGCGCCTCGTCCAGCGCCGCCTGGGCGACGCCGACGGCGCAGGCCGCGATGCCCAGACGGCCCGCATCGAGGGCGGACAGGGCGATCGCGAACCCCTGGCCCTCCTCGCCGATGCGCCGGGCGTCGGGGACCCGCACCCCGTCGAGATGGATCTGGGCGGTCGGCGAACCGGCCATGCCCATCTTGTGCTCGGGTGCGGCCGCCGAGAGCCCGGGGGTGTCGGCCGGGACGAGGAAGGCGCTGATGCCCCGGGTGCGCTCGGGGCCGGTGCGGGCGAGCACGGTGTAGAAGTCGGCGATACCGCCGTGGGTGATCCACGCCTTGGTGCCCTGGAGCGTCCAGGTGTCCCCGTCGCGGGTGGCCCGGGTGGTGAGCCCGGCCGCGTCGGAGCCGGAGGACGGCTCGGAGAGGCAGTACGCGCCGAGCAGACCGCCGCCCAGCATCGCGGGGAGGTGCTCGGCCAGCTGCTCCTTGCTGCCGTAGCGGGCGAGGGCGTGGCAGGCCAGGGTGTGGACGCTGACGCCGAGGCCGACGGTCAGCCGGGCCGCCGCGAGCTCCTCCAGCACCTGCAGATAGACCTCGTACGGCTGGTCGCCGCCGCCGAACTCCT
Coding sequences:
- the lnt gene encoding apolipoprotein N-acyltransferase; the protein is MPSGSDTTAETAPTGPDADRPGPQSGPAVTPPTGGAVEGGETPGEGGAGGEGGTAASANQPTAPGPTTSEPTASGPIASEPSTGERRPGRLRRLGLLARREARRSALAAVSGLALGLAFPPFGVWPLSLVAVAALALLTHGRTARQGAWTGFAFGVPFFLLLLKWLSVVGWDAVIGLSIIQAAFLALMGAGLALVSRLPVPALWPLWTACLWIAEEWARDRVPFGGFPWGRLAFANTGSPYTPLAALGGAPLVTFGVAVTGGALASAALLLWRLKRAGGLSPRGVLPAAGAVVVAAAVTAAGFAVPIPTAADDSVDIAVVQGNVQQPGMDFLGRPMMILDNHVKATLNLAKDVKAGRIAKPDLVIWPENASDLDPFQYREAYARIDEAVKAIGVPVLVGALVDHPTKQGYVENQGIVWDPKKGPGASYTKQHPVPFGEYVPFRQELSKIITRLQRVPRDFYPGDHTGVLGVGPARLGDVICFEVAYDEIVRDTVNAGARAIVVQTNNATYGRSGQPEQQLVMSKLRAIEHGRPVITAATSGISAVVSPDGTIEQRTKEFTQDVLTARIPLRDGKTLADRVGAMPEWVLAMVGVLSCAAAIMIGRRGRTDEKGQ
- a CDS encoding amidohydrolase; this encodes MNDPTPAQAPEGRTVLLRGGEVHSPADPFATAMVVERGTIAWVGSEGAADSFADGVDEIIQLDGALVAPAFTDAHVHTTATGLALTGLDLSGARTLADALERVRAFAAAHPADRVLLGHGWDAARWPEGRPPSRAELDQATGGRPLYLTRIDVHSAVVTTALLDRVPGVSDLAGHHPDTPLTGAAHHAVRAAAHAAVTERQRTDAQRAALARAASLGIGSLHECAGPDISSEDDLTGLLKLAAGEPGPRVFGYWAEAASSAADLDKVRELGAIGAAGDLFADGALGSHTACLHQPYADTPHSGTAYLDAAAIAAHVIACTEAGMQAGFHAIGDAAVTAVVEGVRAAADKAGLARVRAARHRVEHAEMLTPETIAAFADLGLTASVQPAFDALWGGEDGMYAQRLGPERARTLNPYAALLRAGVPLALGSDSPVTPLDPWGTVRAAAFHRTPEHRISVRAAFTAHTRGGWRAIGRDDAGVLVPGAPADYAIWRTGELIVQVPDTRVAGWSTDPRSGTPGLPDLTPGGQLPVCVRTVVGGRTVHLRPDE
- a CDS encoding Lrp/AsnC family transcriptional regulator, giving the protein MEELDRQIVELLVKDGRMSYTDLGKATGLSTSAVHQRVRRLEQRGVIRGYAAVVDPEAVGLPLTAFISVKPFDPSAPDDISERLAEVPEIEACHSVAGDENYILKVRVATPLELEHLLSRIRSLAGVSTRTTVVLSTPYEARPPRV
- a CDS encoding acyl-CoA dehydrogenase family protein is translated as MTDHGPQPVERELPTEEARDLISLVRELIEREIKPRAAEEEAAGHFPRELFTLLSESGLLGLVQPEEFGGGDQPYEVYLQVLEELAAARLTVGLGVSVHTLACHALARYGSKEQLAEHLPAMLGGGLLGAYCLSEPSSGSDAAGLTTRATRDGDTWTLQGTKAWITHGGIADFYTVLARTGPERTRGISAFLVPADTPGLSAAAPEHKMGMAGSPTAQIHLDGVRVPDARRIGEEGQGFAIALSALDAGRLGIAACAVGVAQAALDEALAYSAQRRQFGRPIADFQGLRFMLADMATQIEAGRALYLAAARLRDAGRPFSKQAAMAKLFCTDAAMRITTDAVQLLGGYGYTVDFPVERYMREAKVLQIVEGTNQIQRVVIARALAGPETG